The following proteins are encoded in a genomic region of Gopherus flavomarginatus isolate rGopFla2 chromosome 14, rGopFla2.mat.asm, whole genome shotgun sequence:
- the NOB1 gene encoding RNA-binding protein NOB1 isoform X2 codes for MPWGSAAHPARTKMAAVEHVVADAGAFLRGAPLQDFGRNVYTIKEVVSEIRDKETRRRLAVLPYELHFKQPFPEYVKLVTEFSKKTGDYPSLSATDLQVLALTYQLEAETVGVAHLKTEPEKKVQLSSTIQHPEAPVHVAGFHLPSRSKHLEEDLCLSASESGLRAAAEESPEFGSFLYWRNPLPSIEGDLQELQKADTVSISPEVPVSLQSGEDQENAGEDGSEGDSDDNEGWITPNNIKQIQQDVGHGDAPANVQVGCVTTDFAMQNVLLQMGLHVLAVNGMLIRQARSYILRCHGCFKTTSDMTRVFCLHCGNKTLKKVAVSMGADGTIHMHFSRNPKVLNTRGLRKMTSIAVQPTCRSGMQLWVRAGGV; via the exons GACTTCGGTAGAAACGTTTACACTATTAAGGAGGTGGTTAGTGAAATCCGGGACAAGGAAACCAGGAGGCGACTGGCCGTGCTGCCCTACGAGCTTCACTTCAAACAGCCCTTCCCTGAGTATGTTAAACTAG TGACAGAATTTTCAAAAAAGACAGGTGACTATCCCAGTCTGTCAGCCACAGATCTTCAGGTGCTAGCCCTGACCTACCAGTTGGAGGCAGAGACTGTTGGGGTGGCTCATCTGAAGACAGAGCCAGAAAAAAAG GTTCAGCTGAGCTCCACCATACAGCATCCAGAGGCTCCTGTTCATGTCGCTGGGTTCCACCTCCCTTCCAGG TCCAAGCACCTGGAGGAAGATTTGTGTCTGTCTGCATCTGAAAGTGGCCTGCGTGCAGCAGCAGAGGAGAGCCCAGAGTTCGGCTCCTTCCTGTACTGGAGGAACCCTCTGCCCAGCATTGAAGGGGACTTGCAGGAGCTGCAG AAAGCTGACACCGTTTCCATTAGCCCAGAGGTACCGGTGAGTCTCCAGTCTGGGGAGGATCAGGAAAATGCTGGAGAGGATGGAAGTGAAGGGGACAGTGATGACAATGAAGGCTGGATAACTCCCAACAACATCAAACAGATCCAGCAGGATGTGGGGCATGGTGATGCTCCTGCCAACGTGCAGGTTGGCTGCGTGACCACAGACTTTGCCATGCAG AATGTTCTGCTCCAGATGGGTCTCCATGTGCTGGCAGTGAATGGCATGCTGATCCGGCAAGCCAGAAGCTACATCTTACGCTGTCATGGCTGCTTCAA GACGACGTCCGACATGACCAGGGTCTTCTGTCTGCACTGTGGCAACAAGACACTGAAAAAGGTTGCAGTAAGCATGGGCGCTGATGGCACCATCCACATGCACTTCTCTCGCAACCCAAAAGTCCTGAATACACGAGGGCTTCGG AAAATGACATCTATAGCCGTGCAGCCAACCTGCAGATCCGGGATGCAGCTCTGGGTGCGGGCCGGCGGCGTATGA
- the NOB1 gene encoding RNA-binding protein NOB1 isoform X1: protein MPWGSAAHPARTKMAAVEHVVADAGAFLRGAPLQDFGRNVYTIKEVVSEIRDKETRRRLAVLPYELHFKQPFPEYVKLVTEFSKKTGDYPSLSATDLQVLALTYQLEAETVGVAHLKTEPEKKVQLSSTIQHPEAPVHVAGFHLPSRSKHLEEDLCLSASESGLRAAAEESPEFGSFLYWRNPLPSIEGDLQELQKADTVSISPEVPVSLQSGEDQENAGEDGSEGDSDDNEGWITPNNIKQIQQDVGHGDAPANVQVGCVTTDFAMQNVLLQMGLHVLAVNGMLIRQARSYILRCHGCFKTTSDMTRVFCLHCGNKTLKKVAVSMGADGTIHMHFSRNPKVLNTRGLRYSLPTPQGGKHASNPHLVEDQHFPQQRLSRKARQKTNVFDPDYIAGVSPFAENDIYSRAANLQIRDAALGAGRRRMNPNAATKKFVRKR, encoded by the exons GACTTCGGTAGAAACGTTTACACTATTAAGGAGGTGGTTAGTGAAATCCGGGACAAGGAAACCAGGAGGCGACTGGCCGTGCTGCCCTACGAGCTTCACTTCAAACAGCCCTTCCCTGAGTATGTTAAACTAG TGACAGAATTTTCAAAAAAGACAGGTGACTATCCCAGTCTGTCAGCCACAGATCTTCAGGTGCTAGCCCTGACCTACCAGTTGGAGGCAGAGACTGTTGGGGTGGCTCATCTGAAGACAGAGCCAGAAAAAAAG GTTCAGCTGAGCTCCACCATACAGCATCCAGAGGCTCCTGTTCATGTCGCTGGGTTCCACCTCCCTTCCAGG TCCAAGCACCTGGAGGAAGATTTGTGTCTGTCTGCATCTGAAAGTGGCCTGCGTGCAGCAGCAGAGGAGAGCCCAGAGTTCGGCTCCTTCCTGTACTGGAGGAACCCTCTGCCCAGCATTGAAGGGGACTTGCAGGAGCTGCAG AAAGCTGACACCGTTTCCATTAGCCCAGAGGTACCGGTGAGTCTCCAGTCTGGGGAGGATCAGGAAAATGCTGGAGAGGATGGAAGTGAAGGGGACAGTGATGACAATGAAGGCTGGATAACTCCCAACAACATCAAACAGATCCAGCAGGATGTGGGGCATGGTGATGCTCCTGCCAACGTGCAGGTTGGCTGCGTGACCACAGACTTTGCCATGCAG AATGTTCTGCTCCAGATGGGTCTCCATGTGCTGGCAGTGAATGGCATGCTGATCCGGCAAGCCAGAAGCTACATCTTACGCTGTCATGGCTGCTTCAA GACGACGTCCGACATGACCAGGGTCTTCTGTCTGCACTGTGGCAACAAGACACTGAAAAAGGTTGCAGTAAGCATGGGCGCTGATGGCACCATCCACATGCACTTCTCTCGCAACCCAAAAGTCCTGAATACACGAGGGCTTCGG TACTCACTGCCTACTCCCCAAGGGGGGAAACACGCCAGCAACCCCCACTTGGTTGAGGACCAGCACTTTCCTCAGCAGCGGCTTTCCCGGAAAGCAAGGCAGAAAACCAATGTCTTTGACCCAGATTACATTGCAGGGGTTTCTCCCTTCGCAGAAAATGACATCTATAGCCGTGCAGCCAACCTGCAGATCCGGGATGCAGCTCTGGGTGCGGGCCGGCGGCGTATGAATCCCAACGCAGCGACCAAGAAGTTTGTGAGGAAGAGATGA